One genomic segment of Amycolatopsis sp. Hca4 includes these proteins:
- a CDS encoding SDR family NAD(P)-dependent oxidoreductase: protein MKTWFITGGTPGGFGLVYAEAALDQGDRVAVTARRPAELREWAEPYGDRVLVLELDVTDAQQVRAAVKAAEERFGGIDVLVNNAGRGWFGSIEGAPDETIRRTFDLNLFAVVDVVRAVLPGMRARGDGWIVNMSSVAGLVTAQGFGYYSAAKFAVEGLSETLRLEVEPFGVRVLVVEPGATRTKAFAGFQDQPVNEVVDAYVPMIESVKAAFVAHNGKQEGDPVRGVRAVISAMNAPVPPRRIVLGNAGYDVVTAMHENALVELRANEKLSRSTDF from the coding sequence ATGAAGACTTGGTTCATCACCGGTGGGACGCCCGGAGGGTTCGGCCTGGTCTACGCCGAGGCCGCACTGGACCAGGGCGATCGAGTCGCGGTGACCGCCCGTCGGCCTGCTGAGCTGCGGGAATGGGCTGAGCCCTACGGCGACCGCGTGCTGGTCCTCGAGCTCGACGTCACCGATGCCCAGCAGGTGCGTGCGGCGGTCAAGGCGGCGGAGGAGCGGTTCGGCGGAATCGACGTGCTCGTCAACAACGCGGGCCGCGGCTGGTTCGGCTCGATCGAAGGGGCCCCCGACGAGACGATCCGCCGCACTTTCGACCTCAACCTGTTCGCCGTGGTCGACGTCGTGCGTGCGGTCCTGCCGGGTATGCGGGCCCGCGGCGACGGCTGGATCGTGAACATGTCGTCGGTGGCGGGCCTCGTCACCGCGCAGGGGTTCGGCTACTACTCGGCGGCGAAGTTCGCGGTCGAAGGACTGTCGGAGACGCTGCGGCTCGAGGTCGAGCCGTTCGGGGTGCGGGTGCTCGTCGTAGAGCCGGGAGCCACCCGCACCAAGGCCTTCGCCGGCTTCCAGGACCAGCCCGTGAACGAGGTCGTCGACGCTTACGTGCCGATGATCGAGAGCGTCAAGGCGGCGTTCGTGGCCCACAACGGCAAGCAAGAGGGCGATCCCGTGCGGGGAGTGCGGGCCGTGATCAGCGCGATGAACGCACCCGTTCCGCCGCGCCGGATCGTGCTCGGCAACGCCGGCTACGACGTCGTCACCGCGATGCACGAGAACGCCCTCGTGGAGCTGCGGGCCAACGAGAAGCTTTCACGCAGCACGGACTTCTAG
- a CDS encoding nuclear transport factor 2 family protein: MTQHTDLPSDLLPATVREFFAAHVVRDADTASSFLTEDAVIIDQDETFRGREDVHAFLRDAGSEFEYTTEQLGAHRADDNHWVVTVRLEGTFPGGIAELDYRFTLRDDRIAEIVIANHAA, from the coding sequence ATGACACAGCACACCGATCTCCCCTCCGATCTGCTCCCGGCCACCGTGCGCGAGTTCTTCGCCGCCCACGTCGTCCGCGACGCCGACACCGCCTCGTCGTTCCTCACCGAGGACGCGGTGATCATCGACCAGGACGAGACCTTCCGCGGCCGAGAGGACGTCCACGCGTTCCTGCGGGACGCCGGGTCCGAGTTCGAGTACACGACCGAACAGCTCGGCGCCCACCGCGCCGACGACAACCACTGGGTCGTGACCGTGCGGCTCGAAGGCACCTTCCCCGGCGGCATCGCCGAACTCGACTACCGGTTCACGCTCCGGGACGACCGCATCGCCGAAATCGTCATCGCCAACCACGCGGCCTGA
- a CDS encoding TetR/AcrR family transcriptional regulator yields MGRRRAFDEDEVVHAAVELFGGRAYDGVSVDDLVTHLGVHRNSLYKTFGSKRGLYLIALRRHVADDVRPLADALSAAPDAAAALQLVTAADLGLLLLAAVERAPADEEVAAEVATALAALDQAIADALGVPPELAAAITAAALGIRLRGNPDGVGAELARHLDPLG; encoded by the coding sequence ATGGGCAGGCGAAGGGCGTTCGACGAAGACGAGGTGGTGCACGCCGCCGTGGAGCTGTTCGGTGGCCGCGCGTACGACGGGGTGTCGGTCGACGACCTGGTCACCCACCTCGGCGTGCACCGCAACAGCCTCTACAAAACGTTCGGCAGCAAGCGCGGTCTCTACCTGATCGCGCTGCGCCGCCACGTCGCCGACGACGTCCGGCCACTGGCCGATGCGCTCTCGGCGGCACCGGACGCCGCCGCCGCGCTGCAGCTGGTCACGGCGGCCGACCTCGGCCTGCTGCTGCTCGCGGCGGTCGAACGGGCACCGGCCGACGAGGAGGTGGCCGCCGAGGTGGCCACCGCGCTCGCCGCGCTCGACCAGGCGATCGCCGACGCGCTCGGCGTTCCCCCCGAACTGGCCGCTGCCATCACCGCCGCCGCGCTGGGCATCCGCCTGCGCGGCAACCCCGACGGTGTCGGCGCCGAACTGGCCCGGCACCTCGATCCGCTCGGCTGA
- a CDS encoding cellulose binding domain-containing protein: MTARRLRWAAWPVIAVLAAAIPAAGTAGAATTPTATVTVNARAGLATMPDTGIGINHAVWDSQLGTDEVADLFGAAGVRTMRYPGGSYGDIYHWKDNTAPGGYVAPNTDFDTFMGGVRRAGAQPIIIANYGTGTPGEAADWVRYANVTKGYGVKYWEIGNELYGNGHYGANWEADDHVDKSPAAYANGVVAYADAMKAVDPGVQIGAVLTTPANWPDAIVGSGDTASWNQTVLSIAGPHIDFVILHWYPTGATAAEALAKPEQIDDMIYLTRQQIARYAGTNSGRIGISMTETNTPVGVNTQPGALFAAETYSSLLANGVFTIDWWDTHNGPTKLSTVAGYPDYGDGGLLSSGTCLDGGVCEPPLNTPFAPYYGLKVLSTFAHPGDQFVRAAADDPLVGAHAVRRPNGDLDVLLLNKDPDQARAVTLNYAGYTPAPGAPRVFTFTNGATAVSEAVTGTSTSQTLPPYSLTTVVLHPAAGASAGPGTPGQPTGTATDRTASISWTAAAPGAHPIAKYEVYRQLGATSEQWGETTGTSFDVGNLVPGSRYTVNVLARDTAGNVSAASPPLTLTTGAPAASSCTVRMTDVTDWASGFVGGIHVTATGVVGDWTLTFDWPTARQRLTGGWSGTWAQNGTTVTVSSSAPPASGVDVGFTADYGGPNIFPAAFRVNGVLCAAG; encoded by the coding sequence ATGACAGCTCGACGTCTGCGCTGGGCAGCGTGGCCGGTGATCGCCGTGCTCGCGGCGGCGATCCCGGCGGCCGGAACCGCCGGGGCGGCGACCACGCCCACGGCGACGGTCACCGTCAACGCCCGAGCCGGGCTGGCGACCATGCCGGACACCGGGATCGGCATCAACCACGCGGTCTGGGACAGCCAGCTGGGAACCGACGAGGTGGCCGACCTGTTCGGTGCCGCCGGCGTCCGCACCATGCGGTACCCCGGCGGGTCCTACGGCGACATCTACCACTGGAAGGACAACACCGCGCCGGGTGGGTACGTGGCGCCGAACACCGATTTCGACACGTTCATGGGCGGCGTCCGGAGAGCCGGTGCCCAGCCGATCATCATCGCCAACTACGGCACCGGCACGCCGGGGGAAGCCGCGGACTGGGTGCGGTACGCCAACGTCACCAAGGGGTACGGCGTCAAGTACTGGGAAATCGGCAACGAGCTCTACGGCAACGGGCACTACGGGGCGAACTGGGAAGCCGACGACCACGTGGACAAGAGCCCGGCCGCCTACGCCAACGGGGTCGTCGCCTACGCCGACGCGATGAAGGCCGTCGACCCGGGCGTGCAGATCGGCGCCGTGCTGACCACCCCGGCGAACTGGCCGGACGCCATCGTCGGCTCCGGGGACACCGCGAGCTGGAACCAGACCGTGCTCTCGATCGCGGGCCCGCACATCGACTTCGTCATCCTGCACTGGTACCCCACCGGTGCGACGGCGGCGGAAGCGCTGGCGAAGCCGGAGCAGATCGACGACATGATCTACCTGACCCGACAGCAGATCGCGCGGTACGCGGGCACGAACTCCGGCCGCATCGGCATCTCGATGACCGAAACCAACACGCCGGTCGGCGTGAACACCCAGCCCGGTGCCCTGTTCGCCGCCGAGACCTACAGCTCGCTGCTGGCGAACGGCGTGTTCACGATCGACTGGTGGGACACGCACAACGGGCCGACGAAACTGTCCACTGTGGCCGGATACCCGGACTACGGCGATGGCGGCCTCCTCTCCAGCGGCACCTGCCTGGACGGCGGCGTCTGCGAGCCGCCGCTCAACACGCCGTTCGCGCCCTACTACGGCTTGAAGGTGTTGAGCACGTTCGCCCACCCCGGCGACCAGTTCGTCCGTGCGGCCGCGGACGACCCGCTCGTCGGCGCGCACGCCGTCCGCCGGCCGAACGGCGACCTCGACGTGCTGCTGCTCAACAAGGACCCGGACCAGGCCAGGGCCGTGACGCTGAACTACGCGGGCTACACGCCGGCCCCGGGCGCGCCACGGGTGTTCACCTTCACCAACGGCGCCACGGCGGTCTCGGAAGCGGTGACGGGGACGAGCACTTCCCAGACGCTGCCGCCGTACTCGCTCACCACGGTGGTGCTGCACCCCGCGGCCGGGGCGTCGGCCGGACCGGGGACACCGGGCCAGCCGACCGGCACGGCGACCGACCGCACGGCGTCGATCAGCTGGACGGCGGCCGCGCCGGGCGCCCACCCGATCGCGAAGTACGAGGTCTACCGGCAGCTCGGGGCGACGAGTGAGCAGTGGGGCGAGACGACGGGGACGTCGTTCGACGTCGGCAACCTGGTGCCGGGCAGCCGGTACACGGTCAACGTGCTGGCCCGCGACACGGCGGGCAACGTGTCCGCGGCCTCGCCACCGCTGACGTTGACGACGGGCGCACCGGCGGCGAGCAGCTGCACGGTCCGGATGACCGACGTGACCGACTGGGCGAGCGGTTTCGTCGGCGGAATCCACGTGACGGCGACCGGCGTGGTGGGCGACTGGACGCTGACGTTCGACTGGCCGACGGCACGGCAGCGGTTGACGGGTGGCTGGAGCGGGACGTGGGCGCAGAACGGGACGACGGTGACGGTGTCGTCGTCGGCCCCGCCGGCGTCCGGGGTCGATGTGGGGTTCACGGCGGACTACGGCGGGCCGAACATCTTCCCGGCGGCGTTCAGGGTGAACGGCGTCCTCTGCGCGGCGGGCTGA
- a CDS encoding MarR family winged helix-turn-helix transcriptional regulator yields the protein MNEDDDLAALCAGAGRSLAEAERPVLDRHGLSMWQYVVLSALAAGAVPSQLVLAQQIRYDKTRLIALLDALEAEGLVAREPDPADRRARVVRLTPEGTRRHAAVRAAIREVEERKLAGLPPETRRLLRSALARLANPD from the coding sequence GTGAACGAGGACGACGATCTCGCTGCCCTCTGCGCCGGCGCGGGCCGCAGCCTGGCCGAAGCCGAGCGGCCGGTGCTGGACCGCCACGGCCTCTCGATGTGGCAGTACGTCGTGCTGTCGGCACTGGCCGCCGGGGCGGTGCCGAGCCAGCTGGTGCTGGCCCAGCAGATCCGCTACGACAAGACGCGGTTGATCGCGTTGCTGGACGCCCTCGAGGCGGAGGGGCTGGTGGCCCGCGAGCCCGACCCCGCGGACCGCCGAGCCCGCGTGGTCCGGTTGACGCCGGAAGGAACCCGGCGGCACGCGGCGGTCCGGGCGGCGATCCGCGAGGTGGAGGAGCGCAAGCTCGCGGGCCTGCCGCCCGAGACCCGCCGGCTGCTGCGCTCGGCACTGGCCCGGCTGGCGAACCCGGACTGA
- a CDS encoding LLM class flavin-dependent oxidoreductase, producing MSFGIMTAPQQVGYDEIQRVWREADAVPEIEHAWLFDHLMPIAGDPGGPIFEGWTLLSALAAQTSRLRLGLLVTSNRFRPPAMLAKIATTVDIVSGGRLDFGIGAGSRPSHPLARREYDAHGLPYHDQADAVAALAEACTVIRRLWTSPEPFDFAGAHVSVKGAFGNPWPVQRPHPPIVIGGRASATLRVVAEHANVWNIPGGGDIEDLAGRSRLLDKYCEEIGRDPAEITRSIFLPVDYERPAVTRGKIAEAAGAGFGHFVLGLANPYPEGVAEWVAEELIRR from the coding sequence ATGAGCTTCGGCATCATGACCGCACCGCAGCAGGTCGGTTACGACGAGATCCAGCGCGTCTGGCGGGAGGCCGACGCGGTGCCGGAGATCGAGCACGCGTGGCTGTTCGACCACCTGATGCCGATCGCCGGCGACCCGGGCGGCCCGATCTTCGAGGGCTGGACCCTGCTTTCGGCGCTGGCGGCGCAGACGTCGCGGCTGCGCCTCGGCTTGCTGGTCACCAGCAACCGCTTCCGGCCGCCGGCCATGCTGGCGAAGATCGCCACGACGGTCGACATCGTGTCCGGCGGCCGCCTCGACTTCGGCATCGGCGCGGGCTCCCGGCCCAGCCACCCGCTGGCCCGCCGGGAGTACGACGCGCACGGCCTGCCCTACCACGACCAGGCGGACGCGGTCGCGGCGCTGGCCGAGGCGTGCACGGTGATCCGTCGCTTGTGGACATCCCCGGAGCCGTTCGACTTCGCGGGTGCGCACGTCTCGGTGAAGGGAGCTTTCGGGAATCCCTGGCCGGTGCAGCGGCCGCACCCGCCGATCGTGATCGGCGGCCGGGCGAGCGCAACGCTGCGCGTGGTGGCGGAGCACGCGAACGTGTGGAACATCCCGGGCGGCGGCGACATCGAGGACCTGGCGGGCCGGAGCCGCCTGCTGGACAAGTACTGCGAGGAGATCGGCCGCGACCCGGCGGAGATCACGCGGTCGATCTTCCTGCCGGTGGACTACGAGCGGCCGGCGGTGACGCGGGGGAAGATCGCGGAGGCGGCGGGCGCGGGGTTCGGGCACTTCGTGCTCGGGTTGGCGAATCCGTACCCGGAGGGGGTTGCGGAGTGGGTGGCGGAGGAGCTGATCCGCCGGTAG
- a CDS encoding aldo/keto reductase, producing MQYRTLGRTGVQVSTLALGAMNFGAIGNTTQDEATAIVDAAIEAGVNLIDTADMYGQGESEVMVGKAIAGRRDDLVLATKATMPMGEERNHRGNSRRWLVRALEDSLRRLDVDHVDLYQLHRWDPATSDEEALSALTDLQRAGKIRYFGSSTFPAYRIVQAQWAAREHHLGRYVTEQPSYSILQRGIEAHVLPVTEEYGMGVLAWSPLASGWLSGAVRAGRELSGNRAKVLPQRFDLDIPANRARLDAVEKLAKLAEAAGLTLIQLALGFVTGHPGVTSALIGPRTTEHLRSQLAAADVVLPTDVLDEIDGIVAPGVDLAPDEKFDTPPALLDPALRRRR from the coding sequence ATGCAGTACCGCACCCTGGGCCGCACCGGCGTCCAGGTCAGCACCCTCGCGCTCGGCGCGATGAACTTCGGCGCCATCGGGAACACGACGCAGGACGAGGCCACCGCCATCGTCGACGCCGCCATCGAAGCCGGCGTCAACCTGATCGACACCGCCGACATGTACGGCCAGGGCGAGTCGGAGGTGATGGTCGGCAAGGCGATCGCCGGCCGCCGCGACGACCTCGTGCTGGCCACCAAGGCGACCATGCCGATGGGCGAAGAGCGCAACCACCGCGGCAACTCGCGCCGGTGGCTGGTCCGCGCGCTCGAAGACAGCCTGCGGCGCCTCGACGTCGACCACGTCGACCTCTACCAGCTCCACCGCTGGGACCCCGCCACCAGCGACGAGGAAGCGCTTTCCGCACTGACCGACCTGCAGCGGGCCGGGAAGATCCGGTACTTCGGGTCGTCGACGTTCCCCGCGTACCGCATCGTGCAGGCGCAGTGGGCCGCCCGCGAACACCACCTCGGCCGGTACGTCACCGAGCAGCCCAGCTACTCGATCCTGCAGCGTGGCATCGAGGCGCACGTGCTGCCGGTGACCGAGGAGTACGGCATGGGCGTGCTGGCCTGGAGCCCGCTGGCTTCGGGCTGGCTGTCGGGTGCGGTCCGCGCGGGCCGGGAGCTCAGCGGCAACCGCGCGAAGGTCCTGCCGCAGCGCTTCGACCTGGACATCCCGGCCAACCGGGCGCGGCTCGACGCCGTCGAGAAGCTGGCCAAGCTCGCGGAGGCGGCCGGCCTCACCCTGATCCAGCTGGCGCTCGGCTTCGTCACCGGGCACCCCGGCGTGACGAGTGCGCTGATCGGGCCCCGGACGACGGAGCACCTGCGCTCGCAGCTCGCCGCGGCCGACGTCGTGCTGCCGACCGACGTCCTCGACGAGATCGACGGCATCGTCGCCCCCGGCGTCGACCTGGCTCCGGACGAGAAGTTCGACACCCCGCCCGCTCTGCTCGACCCGGCCCTGCGGCGGCGCCGATGA
- a CDS encoding TetR/AcrR family transcriptional regulator — translation MDKPKRADARRNEKALLDAAAAVFVASGVDAPVRDIAAKAGVGMGTIYRHFPTRADLIIAVFRHQVDACTEAGPALLAANDSPYAALARWIDLFVDFLVTKHGLAGVLQSDNAGFESLHAYFLDRLVPVCAELLDAAVAAGEIRAEVRPLELMRGVGNLCIGADADPEYDARRLAGILVAGLRCGTMDA, via the coding sequence GTGGACAAGCCCAAGCGCGCGGATGCCCGGCGCAACGAGAAGGCGCTGCTCGACGCGGCGGCCGCCGTCTTCGTCGCCTCCGGCGTCGACGCGCCGGTGCGGGACATCGCGGCGAAGGCCGGTGTCGGGATGGGCACCATCTACCGGCACTTCCCGACCCGGGCGGACCTGATCATCGCCGTCTTCCGGCACCAGGTGGACGCCTGCACCGAGGCGGGCCCGGCGCTGCTGGCCGCGAACGACTCGCCGTACGCCGCGCTCGCGCGGTGGATCGACCTGTTCGTCGACTTCCTGGTCACCAAGCACGGCCTGGCCGGGGTGCTCCAGTCCGACAACGCCGGCTTCGAGTCGCTGCACGCCTACTTCCTCGACCGCCTGGTGCCAGTGTGCGCCGAACTGCTCGACGCGGCGGTCGCGGCAGGCGAGATCCGGGCCGAGGTGCGCCCGCTGGAGCTCATGCGCGGTGTCGGCAACCTCTGCATCGGCGCGGACGCCGACCCCGAGTACGACGCGCGGCGGCTGGCCGGGATCCTCGTCGCGGGCCTGCGGTGCGGGACCATGGACGCATGA
- a CDS encoding pyridoxamine 5'-phosphate oxidase family protein: MTAWREFEAAEPEFAGRVRALFDAHKHKTIATLRADGSPRISGIETVFEDGELTFGSMPDARKGADLRRDPRFALHSATVDPVEGAEAQWPGEAKIAGRVRTADGERFVVDVAEVVHTHLNAAATLLVVEWWTPEGGLRKVERE, encoded by the coding sequence ATGACGGCGTGGCGGGAGTTCGAAGCGGCGGAACCGGAGTTCGCGGGGCGGGTGCGGGCGTTGTTCGACGCGCACAAGCACAAGACGATCGCGACCCTGCGGGCGGACGGCTCGCCGCGGATCTCGGGCATCGAGACGGTCTTCGAAGACGGCGAGCTGACCTTCGGGTCGATGCCGGACGCGCGCAAGGGCGCGGACCTGCGGCGGGACCCGCGGTTCGCGCTGCACAGCGCGACGGTCGACCCGGTGGAGGGCGCCGAGGCGCAGTGGCCGGGCGAGGCGAAGATCGCCGGGCGGGTGCGCACCGCGGACGGCGAGCGGTTCGTGGTGGACGTCGCCGAGGTCGTGCACACCCACCTGAACGCGGCGGCGACCCTCCTGGTCGTCGAGTGGTGGACGCCCGAAGGCGGCCTGCGCAAGGTCGAGCGCGAGTAG
- the glmS gene encoding glutamine--fructose-6-phosphate transaminase (isomerizing) codes for MCGIVGYIGGQNAAPILIEGLTRLEYRGYDSAGIAVLGAKGAPQVHRVVGRVRNLAAALPKRLAGKAGIGHTRWATHGPASEANAHPHSSEDGRICVVHNGIIDNADALRAQLADAGVTLASETDTEVLAHLIARSGAETLEDAVVEAVSRVTGTYAIAVTDSAHPDRLVIARNGSPLIIGVGEREMFVASDLAALVRHTSQVAHLDDGEFATVFATGYRTFTVDESDTTKPATEIDIDAEDLDLGGYPHYMAKEIQEQPESVERIIRGRLDDRFGVARLDGLNLTPRELRGFARVKILGCGSAYYVGQIGATMIEELARIPADAEAASEFRYRNPIIEADTLYIAVSQSGETIDTAFAVEEIKRKGGRVVGLVNVVGSTIARACEGGVYLHAGPEIAVASTKALTNMAVGFALIALALGRVRDLSNADGQRIIDAVRALPGQIKSILDFEPEIAEHAKTIAAAKSLFFVGRVRGYPVAREGAQKFKEISYRHAEAYQTSELKHGPLALIDEALPTVAVVPSDELTERNLAAVQQIKARGGAVLAVTHASVDFGELDVPRIVVPKTEPELDPILLTIPLQLLAYHAALTLGYDIDKPRNLAKSVTVE; via the coding sequence ATGTGCGGGATCGTCGGCTACATCGGCGGCCAGAACGCCGCCCCCATCCTGATCGAGGGCCTGACCCGGCTCGAGTACCGCGGGTACGACTCCGCGGGCATCGCCGTCCTCGGCGCGAAAGGCGCGCCGCAGGTCCACCGGGTCGTCGGCCGGGTGCGCAACCTCGCCGCCGCGCTGCCCAAGCGGCTCGCCGGGAAGGCCGGCATCGGGCACACGCGCTGGGCCACGCACGGGCCCGCGTCGGAGGCCAACGCGCACCCGCACTCCTCCGAGGACGGCCGGATCTGCGTCGTCCACAACGGCATCATCGACAACGCCGACGCGCTGCGCGCCCAGCTCGCCGACGCCGGCGTCACCCTCGCCTCCGAGACCGACACCGAGGTCCTCGCCCACCTGATCGCGCGTTCGGGCGCCGAAACCCTCGAAGACGCCGTCGTCGAGGCGGTCTCGCGGGTCACCGGCACCTACGCCATCGCCGTCACCGACAGCGCGCACCCGGACCGGCTGGTCATCGCGCGCAACGGCTCGCCGCTGATCATCGGCGTCGGCGAGCGCGAGATGTTCGTCGCCAGCGACCTGGCCGCGCTGGTGCGGCACACCTCGCAGGTCGCGCACCTCGACGACGGCGAGTTCGCGACCGTCTTCGCCACCGGCTACCGCACCTTCACCGTCGACGAGAGCGACACGACCAAGCCGGCCACCGAGATCGACATCGACGCCGAGGACCTCGACCTGGGCGGCTACCCGCACTACATGGCCAAGGAGATCCAGGAGCAGCCGGAGTCCGTCGAGCGGATCATCCGCGGCCGGCTGGACGACCGGTTCGGCGTCGCCCGCCTGGACGGGCTCAACCTGACGCCGCGGGAGCTGCGCGGGTTCGCGCGGGTGAAGATCCTCGGCTGCGGGTCCGCCTACTACGTCGGCCAGATCGGCGCGACGATGATCGAAGAACTCGCCCGGATCCCGGCCGACGCCGAGGCCGCGTCGGAGTTCCGCTACCGCAACCCGATCATCGAGGCCGACACGCTTTACATCGCGGTCAGCCAGTCCGGCGAAACGATCGACACCGCCTTCGCCGTCGAGGAGATCAAGCGCAAGGGCGGCCGGGTGGTCGGCCTGGTCAACGTCGTCGGCTCGACGATCGCCCGTGCCTGCGAAGGCGGCGTCTACCTGCACGCCGGCCCGGAGATCGCGGTCGCCTCGACCAAGGCGCTGACCAACATGGCCGTCGGGTTCGCGCTGATCGCGCTGGCGCTGGGCCGGGTGCGCGACCTGTCCAATGCGGACGGTCAGCGGATCATCGACGCCGTGCGGGCGCTGCCGGGCCAGATCAAGTCCATTCTGGACTTCGAGCCGGAGATCGCCGAGCACGCGAAGACGATCGCCGCGGCGAAGAGCCTGTTCTTCGTCGGCCGCGTCCGCGGCTATCCGGTGGCCCGCGAGGGCGCGCAGAAGTTCAAGGAGATCTCCTACCGCCACGCCGAGGCGTACCAGACGTCCGAGCTCAAGCACGGCCCGCTCGCCCTGATCGACGAAGCACTCCCGACGGTCGCGGTCGTGCCGTCGGACGAGCTGACCGAGCGCAACCTGGCCGCGGTCCAGCAGATCAAGGCCCGTGGCGGCGCGGTACTGGCGGTGACCCACGCGAGCGTCGACTTCGGCGAACTCGACGTCCCGCGGATCGTGGTGCCCAAGACCGAGCCGGAGCTCGACCCGATCCTGCTGACCATCCCGCTGCAGCTGCTCGCCTACCACGCGGCGCTGACGCTGGGCTACGACATCGACAAGCCGCGCAACCTGGCCAAGTCGGTCACCGTGGAGTAG
- the dapA gene encoding 4-hydroxy-tetrahydrodipicolinate synthase: MTEFGTNLAAMVTPMQPGGALSEPGLARLVEHLLATGCDGLVVGGTTGESPTLSEAEAAGLVRAVAARVAGRARVIAGVGTYDTASSIRRAREAEEAGADGLLLVCPYYSRPTQEGVLAHCVAVADATELPVMLYDVPARTGVAMAPSTLIELAGHPRIRAVKDAKGDLFEAMAVMSRTPLAYYCGIDELTLPYLACGAAGLVSVVANVAADRTASLIQAVGDGDLVKARAVHDGLIPLMDRLLRSGTAAANTKAALAELGVIPHPSVRLPLLEAEFRP; this comes from the coding sequence ATGACCGAATTCGGCACGAACCTCGCCGCGATGGTGACCCCCATGCAGCCCGGCGGCGCGCTCAGCGAGCCCGGCCTCGCCCGGCTCGTCGAGCACCTGCTGGCCACGGGCTGCGACGGCCTGGTCGTCGGCGGGACGACCGGCGAGTCACCGACGCTGTCCGAGGCCGAAGCCGCGGGCCTGGTCCGGGCGGTGGCGGCCCGGGTGGCGGGCCGAGCCCGGGTGATCGCCGGCGTCGGCACGTACGACACGGCGTCGAGCATCCGCCGGGCCCGCGAAGCCGAAGAGGCGGGCGCGGACGGGTTGCTGCTGGTCTGCCCGTACTACTCCCGGCCGACGCAGGAGGGCGTGCTGGCCCACTGCGTGGCGGTCGCGGACGCGACCGAGCTGCCGGTGATGCTCTACGACGTCCCGGCGCGAACGGGGGTGGCGATGGCGCCGTCGACGCTCATCGAGCTGGCCGGTCACCCCCGGATCCGCGCGGTCAAGGACGCGAAGGGGGATCTGTTCGAGGCGATGGCGGTGATGTCCCGGACGCCGCTGGCGTACTACTGCGGGATCGACGAGCTCACCCTGCCGTACCTGGCTTGCGGGGCGGCGGGGTTGGTCAGTGTGGTGGCCAATGTGGCGGCCGACCGCACGGCCTCGCTGATCCAGGCCGTCGGCGACGGTGACCTGGTCAAGGCGCGGGCGGTCCATGATGGGCTGATCCCGCTGATGGACCGCCTGCTGCGCTCGGGGACGGCTGCGGCGAACACCAAGGCCGCGTTGGCCGAGCTGGGTGTCATCCCGCACCCGAGTGTGCGGCTCCCGCTGCTCGAAGCCGAGTTCCGCCCCTGA